In Metarhizium brunneum chromosome 3, complete sequence, a genomic segment contains:
- the mlcE_1 gene encoding Efflux pump mlcE: MSLSADNETVAATRATQDTATPRRHAVTVAEEHHGHLHGLQLYNLLGALMLAMLLLGLDINIVATAVPSITDHFHSLADINWYGSAFLLALCALQPLAGKTYVLFPSKPAYLLFNAVFALGNLICALSISSHMVIAGRALAGVGASGLTNGALVILTAATPPRIRPLATGFGISMISIGGIIGPLIGGALTQHAGWRWCFWIFLPSSGVVIAVTALCRVADSASKPTLGEALRRMPVKLDLVGFLLFAPACTLFLVAISWGGSAHPWNSGLVIGFLCGAAGFLALFCAWCKFRGDEALLPPGLHGKRVVYIGCLISGLQGGTTIMTGYFLPLWFQSVKQASPTDSGLMMLPSTISQICGAIFCGALVRKLHYIPPWAILGSMVTAIGSGLMVTFEKDTSEGKWIGYQILAGFGRGTALNMPVIAAQEVLVAEEFAIVSASIPLSQYLAGSIAISVGNAIFQNGLPSALRKYAPDVDPKLISATGATEIDKAVSPSQLPAVLTAYNDALVKVFYVPAIAVALATLLSFGFSWDKIGMNDKKGREGATPLAASTDKS, from the exons ATGAGCCTCTCGGCCGACAACGAGACTGTTGCTGCGACACGCGCGACCCAAGACACAGCAACACCTCGCCGTCACGCCGTCACGGTCGCCGAGgagcaccatggccacctcCACGGGCTGCAGCTGTACAACCTGCTGGGGGCgttgatgctggccatgctCCTATTAGGtctcgacatcaacatcGTCGCCACG GCCGTCCCCTCCATCACCGACCACTTCCATAGCCTCGCCGACATCAACTGGTATGGCTCGGCCTTCCTGCTCGCCCT GTGCGCGCTGCAGCCCCTGGCCGGCAAGACGTACGTGCTCTTCCCGTCAAAG CCTGCTTACCTGCTCTTCAACGCCGTCTTTGCGCTCGGCAATCTCATCTGCGCCCTGTCCATCTCGAGCCACATGGTCATCGCCGGACGCGCCCTGGCCGGCGTGGGCGCGTCCGGCCTGACCAACGgcgccctcgtcatcctgACGGCAGCGACGCCGCCGCGCATCCGGCCACTGGCGACGGGCTTTGGCATCTCCATGATCTCAATtggcggcatcatcggcCCCCTGATCGGAGGCGCCCTCACCCAACACGCCGGCTGGCGCTGGT GTTTCTGGATATTCCTCCCCTCGTCGGGCGTCGTGATTGCCGTCACGGCCCTCTGCCGCGTCGCCGACTCGGCGTCGAAGCCGACTCTCGGGGAGGCGCTGAGAAGGATGCCCGTCAAGCTGGACCTGGTGGGCTTCCTCCTGTTCGCCCCGGCCTGCAcgctcttcctcgtcgccatcagcTGGGGCGGATCGGCGCACCCGTGGAACTCTGGCCTCGTCATTGGCTTCTTGTGCGGCGCCGCCGGatttcttgcccttttctGCGCGTGGTGTAAGTTCCGGGGTGACGAGGCCCTGCTGCCCCCGGGGCTCCATGGCAAACGCGTCGTGTACATTGGGTGTTTGATATCCGGCCTGCAGGGCGGAACGACCATCATGACGGGCTACTTTCTGCCTCTGTGGTTCCAGTCCGTCAAGCAGGCCAGCCCTACCGACAGTgggttgatgatgctgccgtCCACCATCAGCCAGATATGCGGTGCTATATTTTGCGGCGCGCTAG TTCGCAAATTACACTACATCCCCCCCTGGGCCATTTTGGGCAGCATGGTGACGGCCATCGGGTCCGGCCTCATGGTCACTTTTGAGAAGGACACCAGTGAGGGAAAATGGATCGGGTACCAGATCCTGGCAGGTTTTGGGCGTGGGACGGCGCTCAACATG CCCGTCATCGCGGCCCAGGAGGTCCTTGTGGCGGAAGAATTCGCCATCGTGTCCGCCAGCATACCCCTTTCGCAATACCTGGCCGGCTCCATTGCCATCTCCGTCGGCAACGCGATATTCCAAAACGGCCTCCCGTCCGCGCTGAGGAAATACGCCCCTGACGTGGACCCGAAACTTATCTCAGCCACGGGAGCAACAGAGATCGACAAGGCTGTGTCGCCGTCGCAGCTGCCGGCGGTCCTCACGGCCTACAACGACGCCCTTGTCAAGGTCTTT TACGTTCCCGCCATAGCGGTTGCGCTGGCCACTTTATTGAGTTTTGGCTTTAGTTGGGACAAGATCGGGATGAATGACAAgaaggggagggagggggcCACGCCCTTGGCCGCCTCAACAGACAAGTCTTGA
- the Ank3_1 gene encoding Ankyrin-3 produces MALIVLANGVGVGYSTTPWAWNSQEASETAWIAGEFPEADFLSFNWAGDKAHGTADEYFLREALKVIQELQRFNNNGASDCKPTSKSVSQKRIIFVAQDIGVPLVKHVLLLVLKDVHNHWILFQTVALHLIKPPPYYDPKQWRQFGTILGISSQLEQWSTAFANLEVQFSTISGALNQKLYGVAAGHAYLPGDGPCDSQGREPIEEDILCDIRTSLTEASIRLDPGYHTLQRALARPDADICNISLVPSPPGPGAYLESHLSFKAWLKDPGSSVLAVRWYPGSSHKYVASHLMHSLRRMYPGSNTLFLSFSFHRWDARRNSEQCLVSSAVRQLLILKPELFIRARYVAEAYSRGPMVSPQRLWDLFHHLLIILQHTRIFFVVDSVDECGEQIAAKLSSLAASRSISVPLKLVMTSSTPCNGTSNIAFHAISLEDDGWRRVIRDIVAERVSSIARARPVWKESQQLIVEKLCGGQDSIEHDVMLNLELLEQRHIPSTKLALKQFLSTPPTTAYSATVRGLQLAQKRRAKLAINWIFYAVRPLTISELAVALALGTDAEDDVGAAGNLTFSEVAENVSWDLMGDLGDSLSLGVKIVDGHITIPSQTFRSHLETCVDTLIPGFHGYIADRCISYLSLCLTQAREISLCREGDALHPDSICTALALREYAQIYWVDHYNLHMPTIDVLDDKVLRYICLCADHSNETFVSAAYEKTYSPSTGRREDIVSDPLFLAAQIGLARVIRNLVQVDKHKAPEKIERAIEIAASHGNLNVVRELRPGSRPGRLALAACAAAEHGDVEILEYILETTDVSDIDRFTSQPGGTNPLLLSTANGHTSVTEILLARGCNLRSVDESGNTAVHLASRLGDGNTLQALRSARPDDFKSAINTANLEGMYPLQLTCAAGVVDAFALVLGESPEALVQQLYKASRSPIHVAAQHGQLPILQELFGTQAITLRTGSSLPSLIFLAAENGHLSVVRYLVEQLHQRHNTATLEGRKENNTDTKDLERALCTAIINGHVGLVALLATAIDVEYFHLGQAVENSRLEVLKAPIRNSPSASPDNEYDKLLVWAIFRNKVNIVRRLIRHLTRKGVSPPWADDERSIHHAARWGRESCLRAILRRANQDIVRQKDSGSSPLDIAAESSHLEAFKLLLEWEPPGSRRLFRTLRLAIKAPKGHGKVDLVRYLLDNGWSACAVNSDRETPLHIAVRCQGDDLDTIGLLLDRGSDPDASDRCNKSPLYTAAFHGHAKAARLLLAAGANPNQRSIGRTPLHEAIMEGHKEVVGALVGLQGEQDDDATTDTAYEGAGVEFEGLGGSRVNPGAVNSSSVTTGPVLKSMPKTDLEAVLTGTRRTPLIVAAEKGDVEVCTILLTAGANPNAGGGDYGLPLHTALWKGNEKLVKLLMKYKADPNGMSRPFGTPLHVVCGGSEDAKSQRLGLVDLLLGQDAKIDAQDYEGRTPIMIANIYKQESIIDLLLRSGANLDIVDYLGSSALHLAVRVGSDKIIQRLLEAGANADINDKCGRGLLYLAFLCGRSQLLDTVSTALPEDRRAAHISAAMPALFKLDQGIELFDGVFAETGNQGINLNVPDRCGWTSLDLARSYELPGAEIERLQQLGCTEGITKREPTRLSPYDRSDAITVSEGGMCAQVKATEDYPSPLDERILGTVRADYCVPIDKGIFYFKVDVLECGLGNIIAIGLAAESCPMNTMVGWGSSWGYRSDDGVFLSKNHPEGAGQKYGLGQTVGVVYDPTRKRLWFTLDGKKAGEALDHITGQLFPAISLFTSTEPESAGPAEVGVTFPSGLRDAARFRYKTQSLRSISPSTEL; encoded by the exons ATGGCTTT GATCGTGCTAGCGaacggcgttggcgttggctaTAGCACCACGCCCTGGGCCTGGAACAGCCAAGAAGCGTCTGAGACGGCCTGGATTGCAGGAGAATTCCCAGAAGCAGACTTCTTGAGCTTCAACTGGGCCGGCGACAAAGCCCATGGCACCGCGGACGAATATTTCCTTCGAGAAGCTCTGAAAGTTATCCAGGAGTTGCAGCGCTTCAATAACAACGGAGCGTCAGATTGTAAGCCGACAAGTAAAAGTGTTTCGCAAAAACGCATCATCTTTGTTGCTCAGGATATTGGAGTCCCTCTGGTAAAGCAT GTTCTTTTGCTCGTATTGAAAGATGTTCACAATCACTGGATACTGTTTCAAACCGTTGCACTG CATCTCATCAAGCCGCCGCCATACTATGACCCGAAGCAATGGAGACAGTTCGGTACCATACTGGGAATTTCCTCACAACTGGAGCAATGGTCGACAGCCTTTGCAAATCTCGAAGTTCAATTCTCCACCATCTCTGGGGCACTCAACCAGAAACTTTACGGGGTGGCCGCTGGGCATGCATAC TTGCCTGGTGATGGGCCCTGTGATTCCCAAGGGAGAGAGCCGATAGAAGAAGACATTCTTTGCGATATTAGGACTTCACTAACAGAAGCCTCGATCC GGCTTGACCCCGGGTACCACACGCTTCAGAGGGCTCTTGCTCGTCCGGATGCAGACATTTGTAACATCAGTCTCGTCCCGTCACCCCCAGGCCCTGGAGCCTACTTGGAAAGCCATTTGTCTTTCAAGGCCTGGTTAAAAGATCCAGGCTCAAGTGTGCTTGCTGTGCGATGGTATCCAGGTTCTAGTCACAAATACGTCGCATCCCATCTCATGCACTCCTTGCGTCGCATGTACCCAGGCTCAAACACGCTGTTCTTGAGCTTTAGTTTCCACCGCTGGGACGCACGTCGGAACTCAGAACAATGCCTAGTTTCTTCAGCGGTTCGGCAGCTTCTAATCCTAAAGCCGGAACTCTTCATCCGTGCTCGATATGTGGCGGAGGCATACTCCAGGGGACCAATGGTCTCGCCTCAGCGGCTCTGGGATTTGTTTCACCATCTTCTCATAATCCTACAACACACCCGAATATTCTTCGTGGTGGACTCAGTAGACGAGTGCGGTGAACAAATTGCTGCGAAGCTCAGTAGCCTTGCAGCCTCTAGGTCAATATCGGTGCCGCTGAAACTCGTCATGACAAGCTCTACTCCATGTAATGGGACATCCAACATCGCTTTCCACGCAATTTCACTCGAAGACGATGGATGGAGACGAGTCATCCGTGATATAGTAGCAGAGAGAGTCTCAAGCATTGCACGTGCGAGGCCTGTTTGGAAGGAATCTCAACAACTTATTGTTGAGAAACTCTGTGGTGGACAAGATAGCATTGAGCATGATGTCATGTTAAACCTGGAACTCCTTGAGCAACGCCATATCCCTTCTACAAAACTTGCCTTGAAGCAATTCTTGTCTACGCCCCCTACAACAGCATATAGCGCAACTGTCCGCGGGCTACAACTGGCACAGAAACGACGAGCCAAGCTGGCTATCAACTGGATCTTCTATGCTGTGCGCCCACTCACCATCTCGGAACTCGCGGTAGCTCTGGCGCTGGGAACtgatgccgaggacgatGTTGGAGCTGCAGGAAATCTGACATTCAGCGAAGTTGCCGAGAACGTCTCTTGGGATCTCATGGGGGATCTCGGCGATTCCTTGAGTCTCGGTGTCAAAATTGTCGATGGCCATATTACGATACCAAGTCAAACTTTTCGCAGTCATCTTGAAACATGCGTCGACACCCTTATACCCGGTTTCCACGGATATATAGCCGACCGATGCATCTCGTATCTATCGCTCTGCTTGACGCAAGCGCGTGAAATCTCGCTGTGCCGGGAAGGTGATGCCTTGCACCCAGACTCTATCTGTACCGCTCTGGCCTTGCGTGAGTACGCGCAAATTTATTGGGTAGATCATTACAATCTTCATATGCCGACTATTGATGTTCTTGATGACAAGGTGTTGCGTTACATCTGCCTCTGCGCGGATCACAGCAACGAAACCTTTGTCTCGGCCGCTTATGAGAAGACTTATAGTCCATCAACCGGACGGAGAGAAGATATCGTCAGCGACCCCCTTTTCTTGGCAGCGCAGATTGGACTTGCCAGGGTCATACGCAATCTCGTTCAAGTTGACAAGCACAAGGCACCGGAAAAAATAGAACGAGCGATTGAGATTGCAGCGAGCCATGGTAATCTCAACGTTGTCCGTGAACTTCGGCCGGGTTCTCGGCCAGGCCGTTTGGCGCTCGCTGCCTGTGCAGCTGCAGAACATGGGGATGTCGAGATCCTTGAATATATTTTAGAAACCACAGATGTGTCGGATATTGACCGTTTCACATCACAACCGGGGGGCACAAATCCATTGCTGTTATCAACCGCAAATGGCCACACGTCAGTGACAGAGATATTACTAGCAAGAGGGTGCAACCTGAGGTCTGTCGATGAATCCGGCAACACGGCGGTACATCTAGCATCACGACTCGGGGATGGCAATACTCTCCAAGCCCTCCGAAGCGCCAGGCCTGACGATTTCAAGTCAGCCATAAACACCGCAAACTTGGAAGGGATGTATCCTCTACAACTGACTTGTGCAGCTGGAGTCGTAGACGCATTTGCGCTTGTCCTAGGCGAATCGCCTGAGGCTTTGGTTCAGCAACTCTATAAGGCTTCCAGGAGTCCGATCCACGTGGCGGCGCAACACGGTCAACTCCCGATTTTGCAGGAGCTCTTTGGCACCCAGGCCATCACTTTACGTACAGGAAGTTCCTTGCCCTCACTAATCTTTCTCGCTGCTGAGAATGGCCATCTGTCCGTTGTTCGCTACCTGGTAGAGCAACTGCACCAGAGGCACAACACGGCCACATTGGAAGGCAGAAAGGAGAACAATACGGATACAAAAGATCTGGAGAGGGCTCTGTGTACGGCCATAATCAACGGACATGTCGGGCTTGTGGCGCTGCTCGCAACAGCAATTGACGTCGAATATTTCCACCTCGGGCAGGCGGTTGAGAACAGCCGCCTGGAGGTCCTCAAGGCCCCCATCCGTAACAGCCCATCAGCATCTCCAGATAATGAATACGATAAATTGTTAGTCTGGGCTATATTCAGAAATAAGGTGAATATTGTTCGGCGTCTTATTCGGCATCTTACTAGGAAAGGAGTCAGTCCTCCATGGGCCGATGATGAGAGATCAATCCATCACGCGGCTCGTTGGGGCCGCGAATCCTGCCTTCGTGCGATACTTCGGAGGGCCAATCAAGACATCGTCCGTCAAAAGGACTCCGGGAGCAGCCCTCTCGATATTGCCGCGGAGTCCAGCCATCTCGAAGCGTTCAAGCTGTTGCTGGAATGGGAGCCACCAGGGTCACGTCGGCTTTTTCGGACATTAAGgctggccatcaaggctCCCAAGGGACATGGGAAGGTCGATCTGGTTCGTTATCTTCTCGATAACGGATGGTCAGCCTGTGCCGTTAATAGTGACCGGGAAACACCACTCCACATAGCTGTTCGGTGCCAGGGGGACGATCTCGACACGATTGGACTCCTTCTCGACCGAGGTAGTGATCCGGACGCCAGTGACAGATGTAACAAGTCGCCGCTTTACACAGCTGCATTCCATGGCCACGCGAAAGCTGCTCGACTACTTCTTGCAGCCGGAGCCAACCCTAACCAGCGTAGTATCGGACGCACTCCACTGCATGAGGCAATTATGGAAGGGCACAAAGAGGTCGTTGGCGCCCTTGTTGGTCTCCAAGGCGagcaggatgatgatgccacCACAGATACAGCCTACGAAGGGGCGGGCGTCGAGTTTGAAGGCTTGGGGGGTTCCAGGGTAAACCCTGGCGCCGTCAACAGCTCGTCGGTCACTACCGGTCCCGTGCTGAAGTCGATGCCCAAAACCGACCTGGAGGCTGTACTGACTGGCACAAGAAGAACCCCCCTCATCGTGGCCGCCGAAAAAGGTGACGTTGAAGTTTGTACTATTCTGCTCACTGCTGGCGCCAATCCAaacgccggcggcggcgattaTGGCTTGCCACTCCACACTGCCTTGTGGAAGGGGAATGAGAAGCTGGTCAAGCTTCTCATGAAATATAAAGCCGATCCCAACGGCATGAGCCGTCCTTTTGGTACACCGCTGCATGTCGTGTGTGGTGGTTCAGAAGATGCCAAGTCACAACGACTTGGTCTCGTTGATCTTCTCCTCGGACAAGACGCGAAAATCGATGCACAAGATTACGAGGGTCGGACTCCGATTATGATTGCCAACATCTATAAACAGGAGAGCATCATCGATTTGCTTTTACGTTCGGGAGCTAATCTTGATATAGTTGACTACCTGGGATCCTCGGCCCTGCATCTTGCCGTCAGGGTTGGCTCGGACAAAATTATCCAACGGTTGCTAGAGGCTGGTGCTAATGcagacatcaatgacaaaTGCGGCCGAGGTTTGCTATATCTCGCATTCCTCTGCGGACGGTCACAGTTACTAGATACGGTGTCGACCGCCTTGCCCGAGGACCGCAGAGCCGCGCACATATCTGCAGCTATGCCGGCCTTATTCAAGTTGGACCAGGGCATTGAACTCTTTGATGGCGTCTTTGCCGAGACCGGGAACCAAGGCATTAACCTCAACGTCCCGGATCGGTGTGGCTGGACGAGCCTGGACCTTGCGAGAAGCTACGAATTGCCAGGTGCAGAGATTGAGCGGCTGCAACAATTAGGATGTACCGAGGGCATCACGAAGCGGGAACCGACCAGACTATCCCCCTATGATAGGAGCGACGCTATTACTGTCTCGGAAGGTGGAATGTGTGCTCAGGTGAAAG CTACAGAAGACTATCCGTCACCACTCGACGAGAGAATCTTGGGCACCGTCCGAGCCGACTATTGTGTTCCAATTGACAAGGGTATCTTCTATTTTAAGGTTGACGTCCTTGAGTGTGGCCTAGGAAA CATAATTGCCATCGGCCTAGCTGCGGAAAGCTGCCCAATGAACACGATGGTGGGCTGGGGGTCTAGCTGGGGCTACCgcagcgacgacggcgtcttCCTAAGTAAAAACCATCCCGAAGGTGCCGGCCAGAAATATGGTCTTGGTCAGACCGTGGGTGTAGTGTACGACCCAACTCGGAAGCGGCTTTGGTTTACTCTAGATGGAAAAAAAGCCG GGGAGGCCTTGGACCATATAACCGGACAACTATTCCCGGCAATATCGCTGTTCACAAGTACAGAACCGGAAAGTGCTGGCCCGGCCGAGGTAGGGGTTACGTTTCCATCTGGACTTCGGGATGCTGCTCGATTCAGGTACAAAACTCAAAGTCTGCGCAGCATCTCACCTAGCACAGAGCTTTAA
- the sirN gene encoding N-methyltransferase sirN, translating to MTTNDSDAVYLFERTELERQRLNQQHALLVRLCHDHLLHPSIPRAQMKRIADVGTGTGIWLQQASRSLTTAATADSEAPPVACVGFDISDAHFPSAPRENMTFVKHDMLKPFPQEYRGTFDLVHLRLMVLALKKDQIATAAKNAAALLKPGGYVQWSEVEPAKLEFTPTTPAITAARAAMRANSVAKGLATTPSVDIRAALEALSFTDLTVEDYSSAGRDEFTVPAREWTKAGARAGLRVALARSGQDGGQETADTLLDDYVRDIDAGVVPTLPLAMVVGRKGKDGAV from the exons ATGACCACCAATGACAGTGACGCCGTGTATCTTTTCGAGCGTACTGAGCTGGAAAGACAGAG ATTGAACCAGCAGCATGCGCTTCTTGTCCGCCTATGCCACgaccatcttcttcacccCAGCATACCTCGAGCTCAAATGAAAAGAATTGCCGATGTCGGTACCGGAACTGG AATCTGGCTGCAACAGGCATCACGATCCCTGACTACCGCCGCGACGGCGGATTCAGAAGCTCCTCCTGTGGCATGCGTCGGATTTGACATTTCCGACGCTCACTTTCCCAGTGCGCCCCGCGAGAACATGACCTTTGTCAAGCACGACATGCTGAAGCCGTTCCCCCAGGAATACCGCGGGACATTTGATCTTGTGCACCTGAGGCTGATGGTCTTGGCTCTCAAGAAGGACCAGATCGCCACGGCGGCGAAGAATGCAGCCGCGCTGTTGA AACCAGGCGGATATGTGCAATGGTCGGAAGTCGAGCCGGCCAAGCTCGAATTCACCCCGACCACGCCGGCCATCACGGCCGCCAGGGCCGCCATGCGCGCCAACTCGGTTGCCAAGGGACTGGCCACCACTCCGTCGGTCGACATCAGAGCCGCCCTCGAGGCCCTCTCCTTTACTGACCTCACTGTCGAGGACTACAGCAGCGCCGGCAGAGACGAGTTCACGGTTCCGGCGAGGGAGTGGACAAAGGCTGGCGCCAGGGCTGGCCTGCGCGTTGCGCTGGCGAGATCCGGGCAGGACGGGGGTCAGGAAACGGCCGACACGCTCTTGGACGACTACGTGAGGGATATCGATGCGGGCGTGGTGCCGACGCTACCACTGGCCATGGTTGTTGggagaaagggaaaagatgGCGCCGTGTAG
- the sdnE_1 gene encoding Cytochrome P450 monooxygenase sdnE, which translates to MLSDVTRSLWLGPYTILLLIPLYGLLLAVFRLYFSPLSRFPGPRIAAATWWYQFYHDVVRRGRYIWVVRDMHARYGPIVRINPSELHICESQFYNTLYVSGGIHRKRDKWSWDSVGAGGVRDSALSTVAHDLHRVRRSAIAQFFSAQNVDKLQPVIQSKADLLVRRLAERRGRRTVVTNLNHAFSALTNDVIMEYCFARSYDRLAAPDFDPSYKHASHRGVRLAQIAKHIRLLGWLVTAMLALPESILVRCGPAFEMFLTERKRLHRQIEELTLESKAVGQDASHLTVFRELLGSKLPPEEKTPARLSAEAQVLVSAGSETTAKALTVACFKLLTHPAVLARLRDELETALPSFGLEPGLRLDQVQRLPYLTGVVKESLRLSYGVVGRLQRIWPDEEIVFREWIIPRGTPVSMTSYDVHHDEAVFPDSFAFRPERWADDPGLDRYLVSFGKGSRHCVGMNLAMAELYLTLAKVFRLFGSGRVRRPGDIGQLVLFETDESDIRMTGEVLVPFVKPDSRGVRVVVES; encoded by the exons atGCTCTCAGACGTGACAAGATCATTGTGGCTCGGGCCATATACCATATTGCTGCTTATCCCGTTATATGGACtcctcttggccgtctttcgTCTGTACTTCAGCCCCCTGTCCCGGTTCCCCGGACCAAGAATCGCCGCGGCAACATGGTG GTACCAGTTCTACCACGATGTTGTCCGGCGCGGCCGCTACATATGGGTTGTCCGGGACATGCACGCGCGATACGGCCCCATTGTGCGCATCAACCCGAGCGAGCTTCACATCTGCGAGTCGCAGTTTTACAACACGCTCTACGTCTCGGGGGGCATCCATCGGAAGCGCGACAAATGGAGCTGGGACTcagtcggcgccggcggcgtccgcgactcggccttgtccaccgTCGCCCACGATCTTCACCGCGTGAGGAGGTCGGCCATTGCCCAGTTCTTCTCGGCCCAGAACGTCGACAAGCTGCAGCCCGTCATCCAGTCCAAGGCGGACCTGCTGGTGCGTCGGCTGGCCGAGCGTCGTGGCCGGCGCACCGTCGTCACCAATCTCAACCATGCCTTCTCTGCACTGACCAACG ATGTCATCATGGAGTACTGCTTTGCTCGCTCCTACGACCGACTGGCAGCTCCAGACTTTGACCCCAGCTACAAGCACGCGAGCCACAGAGGCGTGCGGCTCGCGCAGATTGCAAAGCACATCCGCCTGTTGGGCTGGCTCGTCACGGCGATGCTGGCGCTGCCCGAGTCCATCCTCGTCCGATGCGGCCCGGCGTTTGAAATGTTCCTCACCGAGCGCAAG CGTCTCCATCGCCAGATCGAGGAGCTGACGCTCGAGTCCAAGGCCGTAGGCCAAGACGCCTCCCACCTGACCGTGTTCCGCGAGTTGCTGGGCAGCAAGCTCCCGCCCGAGGAGAAGACGCCGGCCAGACTCTCGGCCGAGGCGCAGGTCCTCGTCAGCGCCGGCAGCGAAACAACCGCCAAGGCACTGACGGTGGCGTGCTTCAAGCTGCTCACCCACCCGGCCGTGCTGGCCAGGCTGAGAGACGAGCTGGAAACGGCGCTGCCCTCCTTCGGCCTCGAGCCCGGCCTCCGCCTCGACCAGGTCCAGCGGCTGCCGTATCTGACCGGCGTCGTCAAGGAGTCCCTGCGCCTGTCGTACGGCGTGGTCGGCCGCCTGCAGCGCATCTGGCCCGACGAGGAAATCGTGTTTCGCGAATGGATCATCCCCCGGGGCACACCTGTCAGCATGACCTCGTACGACGTGCACCATGACGAGGCCGTCTTCCCAGACTCGTTTGCGTTCCGTCCGGAGCGGTGGGCCGACGATCCCGGGCTGGACAGGTATCTGGTGTCGTTTGGAAAGGGCTCCAGGCACTGCGTCGGCATGAacctcgccatggcagagCTGTACCTGACGCTGGCCAAGGTATTTCGGCTGTTTGGGTCAGGCCGTGTCCGGCGGCCAGGGGACATAGGCCAGCTGGTCTTGTTCGAAACCGACGAGAGCGACATCAGGATGACGGGGGAGGTCCTGGTGCCGTTTGTGAAGCCCGACTCGCGGGGCGTcagagtcgtcgtcgagTCCTGA